A window from Streptomyces sp. NBC_00299 encodes these proteins:
- the tkt gene encoding transketolase: protein MSTQTPDSFEWTELDRRAVDTARLLAADAVQRVGNGHPGTAMSLAPAAYTIFQKVMRHDPADPEWTGRDRFVLSPGHTSLTLYTQLFLAGYELELDDLKSFRTQGSKTPGHPEYGHTAGVETTTGPLGQGVANAVGMAMAARFERGLFDPEAPEGESPFDHTIWAIVSDGDLEEGVSAEASSLAGHQKLGNLVFLYDDNHISIEGDTATAFSEDVLKRYEAYGWHVQRIEPELGGDIDVHALYAALRAAQAETERPSIIAMRTVIAWPAPNAQNTEASHGSALGADEIAATKRILGFDPGQSFEVAEEVLAHARRALDRGAEGHAAWDKQLGTWRAANPERAQLFDRIVAGQLPEGWESSIPVFEEGKSVATRAASGKVLQAVGAVVPELWGGSADLAGSNNTTIDKTSSFLPKGNPLPEADPYGRTVHFGIREFSMAAEMNGIALHGNTRIYGGTFLVFSDYMRNAVRMSALMQLPVTYVWTHDSIGLGEDGPTHQPVEHLASLRAIPGLNIVRPADANETAIAWAEILRRHSTSPAPHGLALTRQGVPTYAPNSDAAKGGYVLEESSTETPEVILVATGSEVQLAVAARERLEADGIGTRVVSMPSVEWFEEQPREYRESVLPPAVKARVAVEAGIGLTWYRLVGDAGRIVSLEHFGASADAKTLFAEYGFTPENVAAAARESLAAARG, encoded by the coding sequence ATGAGCACGCAGACACCGGACAGCTTCGAATGGACCGAACTCGACCGGCGTGCCGTCGACACCGCCCGTCTTTTGGCGGCGGATGCCGTGCAGCGAGTCGGTAACGGCCACCCGGGCACCGCCATGAGCCTCGCCCCGGCCGCGTACACGATCTTTCAGAAGGTGATGCGTCACGACCCCGCCGACCCCGAGTGGACCGGCCGGGACCGTTTCGTGCTCTCCCCCGGCCACACCTCGCTGACCCTCTACACCCAGCTCTTCCTCGCCGGGTACGAGCTGGAGCTTGACGACCTCAAGTCCTTCCGGACCCAGGGTTCGAAGACGCCGGGTCACCCCGAGTACGGGCACACGGCCGGCGTCGAGACGACGACCGGCCCGCTGGGTCAGGGTGTCGCCAACGCGGTCGGCATGGCGATGGCCGCCCGCTTCGAGCGCGGTCTGTTCGATCCCGAGGCGCCCGAGGGCGAGTCCCCGTTCGACCACACCATCTGGGCGATCGTCTCCGACGGTGACCTGGAGGAGGGCGTCTCCGCCGAGGCCTCCTCCCTCGCCGGCCACCAGAAGCTCGGCAACCTGGTCTTCCTCTACGACGACAACCACATCTCCATCGAGGGCGACACGGCGACCGCCTTCTCCGAGGACGTGCTGAAGCGGTACGAGGCGTACGGCTGGCACGTGCAGCGGATCGAGCCGGAGCTGGGCGGCGACATCGACGTCCACGCGCTGTACGCGGCGCTCAGGGCGGCGCAGGCCGAGACCGAGCGTCCCTCGATCATCGCGATGCGCACGGTCATCGCCTGGCCCGCCCCGAACGCGCAGAACACCGAGGCCTCCCACGGCTCGGCGCTGGGCGCGGACGAGATCGCCGCCACCAAGCGCATCCTCGGCTTCGACCCCGGGCAGTCCTTCGAGGTCGCGGAGGAAGTCCTCGCCCACGCCCGGCGCGCCCTCGACCGGGGCGCCGAGGGGCACGCGGCCTGGGACAAGCAGCTCGGGACGTGGCGCGCCGCCAACCCCGAGCGCGCCCAGCTGTTCGACCGGATCGTCGCCGGTCAGCTGCCCGAGGGCTGGGAGTCCTCGATCCCGGTCTTCGAGGAGGGCAAGTCGGTCGCCACCCGCGCCGCCTCCGGCAAGGTGCTCCAGGCCGTCGGCGCCGTCGTCCCCGAGCTGTGGGGCGGCTCGGCCGACCTGGCCGGCTCGAACAACACGACCATCGACAAGACGAGTTCGTTCCTGCCGAAGGGCAACCCGCTGCCCGAGGCCGACCCCTACGGCCGTACGGTCCACTTCGGCATCCGCGAGTTCTCGATGGCCGCGGAGATGAACGGCATCGCGCTGCACGGCAACACCCGTATCTACGGCGGCACCTTCCTGGTGTTCTCGGACTACATGCGCAACGCCGTCCGCATGTCGGCCCTGATGCAGCTGCCGGTGACGTACGTCTGGACGCACGACTCGATCGGCCTCGGCGAGGACGGACCCACCCACCAGCCGGTCGAGCACCTGGCATCGCTGCGCGCCATCCCGGGCCTGAACATCGTCCGCCCCGCCGACGCCAACGAGACCGCCATCGCCTGGGCCGAGATCCTCAGGCGGCACTCCACCAGCCCGGCCCCGCACGGGCTCGCCCTCACCCGCCAGGGGGTGCCGACGTACGCACCCAACTCCGATGCGGCGAAGGGCGGTTATGTGCTGGAGGAGTCCTCCACCGAGACGCCCGAGGTGATCCTCGTCGCCACCGGCTCCGAGGTCCAGCTCGCCGTCGCCGCGCGGGAGCGGTTGGAGGCCGACGGGATCGGTACCCGTGTCGTCTCGATGCCGTCCGTCGAGTGGTTCGAGGAGCAGCCCCGTGAGTACCGCGAGAGTGTCCTGCCGCCGGCCGTGAAGGCGCGGGTCGCCGTCGAGGCCGGGATCGGGCTCACCTGGTACCGGCTCGTCGGCGACGCGGGACGCATCGTCTCCCTGGAGCACTTCGGTGCCTCCGCCGACGCGAAGACCCTGTTCGCCGAGTACGGCTTCACCCCCGAGAACGTCGCCGCCGCAGCCAGGGAATCGCTGGCCGCCGCGCGTGGTTGA
- the tal gene encoding transaldolase has translation MNTVSTEATATAGALKRLADEGVSIWLDDLSRKRIESGNLADLIANKNVVGVTTNPSIFQAAIGSGEGYEEQLADLAVRGVTVDEAVRMMTTADVRAAADILRPVYDATEGRDGRVSIEVDPRLAHDTTATIAEARQLAWLVDRPNVMIKIPATKAGLPAITEVIAQGISVNVTLIFSLERYREVMDAYLAGLEKAAAKGLDLSAIHSVASFFVSRVDSEIDKRLATIGTDPALALKGRAALANARLAYEAYEHVFSGDRWTALGGARANKQRPLWASTGVKDPAYKDTLYVDDLVAPGTVNTMPEATLNATADHGVITGDTVSGGYAQARADLAAVEALGISYDEVVTRLEDEGVAKFEVAWQDLLDAVQKSLGSKGADAE, from the coding sequence ATGAACACTGTGAGCACCGAAGCAACCGCTACCGCGGGAGCCCTCAAGCGCCTTGCCGACGAAGGCGTCTCGATCTGGCTGGACGACCTGTCGCGCAAGCGGATCGAGTCGGGCAACCTCGCCGATCTGATCGCGAACAAGAACGTCGTGGGCGTCACCACCAACCCGTCCATCTTCCAGGCCGCCATCGGCTCCGGTGAGGGCTACGAGGAACAGCTCGCCGACCTCGCGGTGCGGGGCGTCACGGTCGACGAGGCCGTGCGCATGATGACGACCGCCGACGTCCGTGCCGCCGCCGACATCCTGCGGCCCGTGTACGACGCCACGGAGGGCCGGGACGGCCGGGTGTCCATCGAGGTCGACCCGCGTCTCGCCCACGACACGACGGCCACGATCGCCGAGGCACGGCAGCTCGCCTGGCTGGTCGACCGCCCCAACGTGATGATCAAGATCCCGGCGACCAAGGCCGGGCTGCCCGCCATCACCGAGGTCATCGCCCAGGGCATCAGCGTCAACGTCACGCTGATCTTCTCCCTGGAGCGCTATCGCGAGGTCATGGACGCCTACCTCGCCGGTCTGGAGAAGGCTGCCGCCAAGGGCCTCGACCTCTCCGCCATCCACTCCGTGGCGTCCTTCTTCGTCTCCCGTGTCGACTCCGAGATCGACAAGCGGCTGGCGACGATCGGCACGGACCCGGCCCTCGCGCTCAAGGGCCGGGCGGCGCTCGCCAACGCGCGGCTCGCCTACGAGGCCTACGAGCACGTCTTCTCCGGTGACCGCTGGACCGCCCTCGGCGGTGCCCGGGCCAACAAGCAGCGTCCGCTGTGGGCCTCGACCGGCGTGAAGGACCCGGCGTACAAGGACACCCTGTACGTGGACGATCTGGTCGCGCCCGGCACCGTCAACACCATGCCCGAGGCCACCCTGAACGCCACCGCCGACCACGGCGTGATCACCGGCGACACGGTGAGCGGCGGCTACGCACAGGCCCGTGCCGACCTGGCCGCGGTGGAGGCGCTCGGCATCTCCTACGACGAGGTGGTCACCCGCTTGGAGGACGAGGGCGTCGCCAAGTTCGAGGTGGCGTGGCAGGACCTGTTGGACGCCGTGCAGAAGTCGCTCGGCAGCAAGGGAGCTGACGCAGAATGA
- the zwf gene encoding glucose-6-phosphate dehydrogenase, with the protein MTTDRDWDWDNPLRDPRDRRLPRIAGPSGLVIFGVTGDLSRKKLMPAVYDLANRGMLPPGFSLVGFARRDWEDQDFAQVVHDSVREHARTEFREEVWQQLAEGMRFIPGDFDDDEAFKQLRQTVDELDTARGTSGNYAFYLSVPPKFFPKVVQQLKKHGLADAPEGSWRRAVIEKPFGHDLASARELNAIVHDVFDPEQVFRIDHYLGKETVQNILALRFANQMFEPIWNRSYVDHVQITMAEDIGIGGRAGYYDGIGSARDVIQNHLLQLMALTAMEEPASFDAGSLLTEKLKVLKAVKLPADLGRHTVRGQYAASWQGGEQVAGYLQEDGIDARSTTDTYAAVRLNVDNRRWAGVPFYLRTGKRLGRRVTEIAVVFQRAPHSPFDSTATEELGQNAIVIRVQPDEGVTVRFGSKVPGTSMEIRDVTMDFAYGESFTESSPEAYERLILDVLLGDANLFPRHQEVEESWKILDPIEEYWDTHGKPAQYASGSWGPEEADEMLARDGRSWRRP; encoded by the coding sequence ATGACCACCGACCGGGACTGGGACTGGGACAACCCCCTGCGCGACCCGCGCGACCGCCGCCTGCCCCGGATCGCGGGCCCGTCCGGGCTCGTCATCTTCGGCGTGACCGGCGATCTGTCCCGCAAGAAGCTGATGCCGGCCGTGTACGACCTCGCCAACCGCGGCATGCTGCCGCCGGGCTTCTCACTCGTCGGGTTCGCCCGCCGGGACTGGGAGGACCAGGACTTCGCGCAGGTCGTGCACGACTCGGTGCGCGAGCACGCCCGTACGGAGTTCCGCGAGGAGGTCTGGCAGCAGCTCGCCGAGGGCATGCGGTTCATCCCGGGTGACTTCGACGACGACGAGGCCTTCAAGCAGCTGCGTCAGACCGTCGACGAGCTGGACACGGCCCGCGGTACGAGCGGCAACTACGCCTTCTACCTCTCCGTACCGCCGAAGTTCTTCCCGAAGGTCGTGCAGCAGCTGAAGAAGCACGGCCTGGCGGACGCGCCGGAGGGGTCCTGGCGGCGGGCGGTCATCGAGAAGCCGTTCGGCCACGACCTCGCGAGCGCCCGCGAGCTGAACGCGATCGTGCACGACGTGTTCGACCCGGAACAGGTCTTCCGGATCGACCACTACCTGGGCAAGGAGACCGTCCAGAACATCCTGGCGCTGCGGTTCGCCAACCAGATGTTCGAGCCGATCTGGAACCGGTCGTATGTCGACCATGTGCAGATCACGATGGCCGAGGACATCGGCATCGGCGGCCGGGCTGGCTACTACGACGGCATCGGCTCGGCGCGCGACGTCATCCAGAACCACCTGCTCCAGCTGATGGCGCTGACCGCGATGGAGGAGCCGGCCTCCTTCGACGCCGGGTCGCTGCTCACCGAGAAGCTGAAGGTGCTCAAGGCCGTCAAGCTGCCGGCGGACCTGGGCAGGCACACCGTGCGCGGGCAGTACGCGGCGAGCTGGCAGGGCGGCGAGCAGGTCGCCGGGTACCTCCAGGAGGACGGCATCGACGCGCGGTCGACGACCGACACGTACGCCGCCGTCAGGCTGAACGTCGACAACCGGCGCTGGGCGGGCGTGCCGTTCTACCTGCGCACCGGCAAGCGGCTCGGGCGGCGGGTCACCGAGATCGCGGTCGTCTTCCAGCGGGCGCCGCACTCGCCGTTCGACTCGACCGCCACCGAGGAACTCGGCCAGAACGCGATCGTGATCCGCGTCCAGCCGGACGAGGGCGTGACGGTGCGGTTCGGCTCCAAGGTGCCGGGCACGTCCATGGAGATCCGGGACGTGACGATGGACTTCGCGTACGGCGAGTCGTTCACGGAGTCCAGCCCGGAGGCCTACGAGCGGCTCATCCTGGATGTCCTCCTTGGTGACGCCAATTTGTTCCCCCGTCACCAGGAAGTGGAAGAGTCCTGGAAGATCCTCGACCCGATCGAGGAGTACTGGGACACACACGGCAAGCCGGCGCAGTACGCGTCCGGGAGCTGGGGACCCGAGGAAGCCGACGAGATGCTCGCACGAGACGGACGGAGCTGGCGCAGGCCATGA
- the opcA gene encoding glucose-6-phosphate dehydrogenase assembly protein OpcA, which produces MKIDLSDTTASKINKALVKGRRAIGTPAVGMVLTMVIVTDEENAYDSIKAAEEASHEHPSRTLVVIKRHARTPRDRTRSHLNAEVRVGADAGTGETVVLRMYGEVSDHADSVVLPLLLPDAPVVVWWPVEAPENPAKDPLGALAQRRITDLYTTENPQADLEARARSYAPGDTDLAWTRLTPWRSMLAAALDQARVPIISAAVEAEADNPAAELLARWLEARLHVTAERVVTAGPVVTGVRLGTESGEIVIDRPEGPLATLTLPDQPPRTLALKVRTTSELIAEELRRLDADEMYAVALRGEATKETPDHV; this is translated from the coding sequence ATGAAGATCGACCTGAGCGACACCACGGCAAGCAAGATCAACAAGGCGCTGGTGAAGGGCCGCCGCGCGATCGGCACGCCGGCCGTGGGCATGGTCCTGACGATGGTCATCGTCACGGACGAGGAGAACGCCTACGACTCGATCAAGGCGGCCGAGGAGGCCTCCCACGAGCACCCCTCGCGCACCCTGGTGGTCATCAAGCGGCACGCCCGCACCCCGCGCGACCGCACCCGCTCGCACCTGAACGCCGAGGTCCGGGTGGGCGCCGACGCCGGCACCGGCGAGACGGTCGTGCTGCGCATGTACGGCGAAGTGTCCGACCACGCCGACTCGGTGGTGCTGCCGCTGCTGCTGCCGGACGCGCCGGTCGTGGTGTGGTGGCCGGTGGAGGCGCCGGAGAACCCCGCGAAGGATCCGCTGGGGGCGCTGGCACAGCGCCGGATCACCGACCTGTACACCACCGAGAACCCGCAGGCCGATCTGGAGGCCCGCGCGCGCTCCTACGCGCCCGGCGACACCGACCTCGCCTGGACCCGGCTCACCCCGTGGCGCTCCATGCTCGCCGCGGCCCTGGACCAGGCCCGGGTGCCGATCATCTCGGCGGCCGTGGAGGCCGAGGCCGACAACCCGGCCGCCGAACTGCTCGCCCGCTGGCTGGAGGCCCGCCTCCACGTCACCGCCGAGCGGGTCGTCACCGCCGGCCCTGTCGTCACCGGCGTGCGCCTGGGCACCGAGAGCGGCGAGATCGTCATCGACCGCCCCGAGGGCCCGCTGGCCACGCTGACCCTGCCGGACCAGCCGCCGCGCACCCTCGCGCTGAAGGTCCGCACCACCTCCGAACTCATCGCCGAGGAGCTCAGGCGCCTCGACGCGGACGAGATGTACGCCGTCGCCCTGCGGGGCGAGGCCACCAAGGAGACCCCTGACCATGTCTGA
- the pgi gene encoding glucose-6-phosphate isomerase, which yields MSDTPRLTQRPEWAALEDHREDALQRPRLRELFAADPSRAERYVVRVGDLRIDYSKHLINDETLALLQELAAATDVFGLRDAMFRGERINVTEDRAVLHTALRVPRDAVVEVDGENIVPKVHAVLDRMGDFAERVRSGAWTGHTGRRIRNVVNIGIGGSDLGPAMAYDALRPFTARELTFRFVSNVDGADLHEAVRDLDPAETLFIVASKTFTTIETITNATSARSWLLAGLGGEDKAVAKHFVALSTNAEKVTDFGIDPDNMFEFWDWVGGRYSYDSAIGLSLMIAIGPDRFREMLDGFQTVDEHFRTAPAEANAPLIMGLLGIWYGNFCAAESHAVLPYSHYLSKFTAYLQQLDMESNGKSVDRDGEVVGWTTGPVVWGTPGTNGQHAYYQLIHQGTRLIPADFIGFARPVAELSDELKAQHDLLMANLFAQGQALAFGKTADEVRAEGVPEEQVPHRTFLGNHPTTTILAPELTPSVLGQLVALYEHKVFVQGAVWNIDSFDQWGVELGKVLAKRVEPALTEGAEVPGLDPSTAALVAAYRSLKNASDAQGVQEEVN from the coding sequence CTGTCCGACACACCCCGTCTCACCCAGCGCCCCGAGTGGGCGGCCCTGGAGGACCACCGCGAGGACGCGCTGCAGCGCCCGCGGCTGCGTGAGCTGTTCGCGGCTGACCCCTCCCGCGCGGAGCGGTACGTCGTACGCGTCGGTGATCTGCGCATCGACTACTCCAAGCACCTGATCAACGACGAGACACTCGCCCTGCTCCAGGAACTGGCCGCTGCCACCGACGTGTTCGGGCTGCGCGACGCGATGTTCCGCGGCGAGAGGATCAACGTCACCGAGGACCGTGCGGTGCTGCACACCGCGCTGCGAGTCCCGCGGGACGCGGTGGTCGAGGTGGACGGCGAGAACATCGTGCCCAAGGTGCACGCGGTGCTCGACAGGATGGGCGACTTCGCCGAGCGCGTCCGCTCCGGCGCGTGGACCGGCCACACCGGCCGCCGGATCCGCAACGTCGTCAACATCGGCATCGGCGGCTCCGACCTCGGTCCGGCGATGGCGTACGACGCCCTTCGCCCGTTCACCGCACGGGAGTTGACGTTCCGGTTCGTGTCGAACGTCGACGGCGCGGACCTCCATGAGGCGGTGCGGGACCTGGACCCGGCGGAGACGCTGTTCATCGTCGCGTCCAAGACGTTCACCACGATCGAGACGATCACCAACGCCACGTCGGCCCGTTCCTGGCTGCTGGCCGGGCTCGGCGGCGAGGACAAGGCGGTCGCCAAGCACTTCGTCGCGCTGTCGACCAACGCCGAGAAGGTCACGGACTTTGGCATCGACCCAGACAACATGTTCGAGTTCTGGGACTGGGTCGGCGGCCGCTACTCCTACGACTCGGCCATCGGCCTGTCCCTGATGATCGCCATCGGTCCGGACCGCTTCCGGGAGATGCTCGACGGCTTCCAAACCGTCGACGAGCACTTCCGCACCGCGCCCGCCGAGGCCAACGCCCCATTGATCATGGGTCTGTTGGGCATCTGGTACGGGAACTTCTGCGCCGCCGAGTCCCATGCGGTGCTGCCGTACTCGCACTACCTGTCGAAGTTCACGGCCTATCTCCAGCAGCTGGATATGGAGTCCAACGGCAAGTCGGTGGACCGGGACGGCGAGGTCGTGGGCTGGACGACCGGGCCGGTGGTCTGGGGCACGCCCGGCACCAACGGGCAGCACGCCTACTACCAGCTGATCCACCAGGGCACCCGGCTGATCCCGGCGGACTTCATCGGCTTCGCCCGGCCGGTCGCCGAGCTGAGCGACGAGCTCAAGGCGCAGCACGACCTGTTGATGGCGAACCTGTTCGCGCAGGGGCAGGCGCTCGCCTTCGGCAAGACCGCGGACGAGGTGCGCGCCGAGGGTGTGCCCGAGGAGCAGGTCCCGCACCGCACCTTCCTCGGCAACCACCCCACCACCACGATCCTCGCCCCCGAGCTGACCCCGTCGGTCCTCGGCCAGCTGGTCGCCCTCTACGAGCACAAGGTGTTCGTCCAGGGCGCGGTCTGGAACATCGACTCCTTCGACCAGTGGGGTGTCGAGCTGGGCAAGGTCCTCGCCAAGCGTGTCGAGCCCGCCCTCACCGAAGGTGCCGAGGTCCCCGGTCTCGATCCGTCCACGGCCGCCCTCGTGGCCGCGTACCGCTCGCTCAAGAACGCATCGGACGCGCAGGGCGTCCAGGAAGAAGTGAACTGA
- the gnd gene encoding phosphogluconate dehydrogenase (NAD(+)-dependent, decarboxylating), which translates to MQIGLVGLGKMGGNMRERLRNAGHTVVGYDTNPELSDVASLADLVDQLDAPRTVWVMVPAGRPTQLVIDQLGSLLKPYDTVVDGGNSRWTDDEQHAKELAAHGIGFVDAGVSGGVWGLKNGYALMVGGEKEYVDRLKPIFEALKPEGPYGYVHAGKVGAGHFAKMVHNGIEYAMMQAYAEGWELLEKVESVDNVREVFRSWQDGTVIRSWLLDLAVNALDEDEHLEKLKGFAQDSGEGRWTVEAAIDHAVPLPAITTSLFARFASRQDDSPQMKMIAALRNQFGGHAVESKE; encoded by the coding sequence ATGCAGATCGGTCTTGTTGGTCTCGGCAAGATGGGCGGCAACATGCGCGAGCGTCTGCGCAACGCCGGCCACACCGTCGTCGGCTACGACACCAACCCCGAACTGTCCGACGTCGCGAGCCTGGCCGACCTCGTCGACCAGCTCGACGCGCCGCGCACGGTCTGGGTCATGGTCCCGGCCGGCCGGCCCACCCAGCTCGTGATCGACCAGCTGGGGAGCCTCCTCAAGCCGTACGACACGGTGGTCGACGGGGGAAACTCCCGCTGGACGGACGACGAGCAGCACGCCAAGGAGCTGGCCGCGCACGGCATCGGCTTCGTCGACGCCGGCGTGTCCGGCGGCGTGTGGGGTCTGAAGAACGGCTACGCGCTGATGGTCGGCGGCGAGAAGGAGTACGTCGACCGGCTCAAGCCGATCTTCGAGGCGCTGAAGCCGGAGGGGCCGTACGGCTACGTCCACGCGGGCAAGGTGGGCGCCGGGCACTTCGCGAAGATGGTTCACAACGGCATCGAGTACGCCATGATGCAGGCCTACGCCGAGGGCTGGGAGCTGCTGGAGAAGGTCGAGTCGGTGGACAACGTCCGGGAGGTCTTCCGCTCCTGGCAGGACGGCACGGTCATCCGGTCCTGGCTGCTGGACCTCGCGGTGAACGCCCTCGACGAGGACGAGCACCTGGAGAAGCTGAAGGGCTTCGCGCAGGACTCCGGCGAGGGCCGCTGGACCGTCGAGGCGGCCATCGACCACGCGGTGCCGCTGCCGGCGATCACCACCTCGCTGTTCGCGCGGTTCGCGTCCCGCCAGGACGACTCCCCGCAGATGAAGATGATCGCGGCGCTGCGCAACCAGTTCGGCGGGCACGCCGTCGAGTCGAAGGAGTAG
- a CDS encoding histidine phosphatase family protein, protein MGDLFLVRHGETQWSRSGQHTGFTDLPLTQDGEEQAKSLAPLLTGRAFSLALSSPRRRAVRTAELAGVSGAVPDPDLHEWDYGGYEGVTTVDIHRSRPHWSLWTDGVPPGPDGHPGESPAEVGARADRVLARVEVALLDGDVILVAHGHFLRVVTARRLGLAPADGRLFQLATGTVSRLSTEHGRPVIAEWNIRA, encoded by the coding sequence GTGGGGGATCTCTTTCTGGTCCGCCACGGTGAGACGCAGTGGAGCAGGTCGGGACAGCACACCGGCTTCACCGACCTGCCCCTCACTCAGGACGGCGAGGAACAGGCCAAGTCCCTGGCTCCGCTGCTGACCGGCCGGGCCTTCTCACTGGCGCTGTCCAGCCCGCGGCGGCGCGCCGTGCGCACGGCCGAACTGGCGGGCGTGTCGGGGGCCGTACCGGACCCTGATCTGCACGAGTGGGACTACGGCGGCTACGAGGGCGTCACCACGGTCGACATCCACCGCTCCCGCCCCCACTGGTCCCTGTGGACCGACGGCGTGCCGCCCGGACCGGACGGTCACCCCGGTGAGTCACCGGCGGAGGTGGGGGCACGGGCCGACCGGGTGCTGGCCCGGGTGGAGGTGGCGCTGCTGGACGGCGATGTCATCCTCGTGGCGCACGGTCACTTCCTGCGTGTCGTCACGGCCAGGCGACTGGGCCTCGCGCCGGCGGACGGACGGCTGTTCCAGCTGGCGACGGGCACGGTGAGCCGCCTGTCGACGGAGCACGGGCGGCCTGTGATCGCGGAGTGGAATATCAGGGCGTAG